The following proteins are co-located in the Methanobacterium formicicum DSM 3637 genome:
- a CDS encoding N-acetyltransferase yields MYFKKMDKNKHNSVHVSEIIYEADAETFDFFFGNKENASQKLGKLVSTGDNNLGYQQIYVVTNDNHQIMGVMVYSAGDKRGTMQELKVLLHNFSILDSLRFLMIELVDSIFLSRLEKDDFYYAIVAVDEHFRGQGIGSFILEEGIKLAREKGSKRAVLDVDIENEGALRLYERFGFRKFKERIISLPGWKKGAFNMEYILKE; encoded by the coding sequence ATGTACTTTAAAAAAATGGATAAAAATAAGCACAACTCCGTCCATGTGTCTGAAATTATTTATGAAGCTGATGCTGAAACTTTTGATTTTTTCTTTGGTAACAAGGAGAATGCCTCGCAGAAATTGGGGAAGCTGGTCAGTACAGGGGATAACAACCTGGGATACCAGCAGATCTACGTGGTAACCAATGACAACCACCAGATCATGGGAGTTATGGTGTATTCTGCTGGGGATAAGAGGGGAACTATGCAGGAATTAAAGGTTCTCTTACATAATTTTAGCATCCTGGATTCTTTAAGATTCTTAATGATTGAATTAGTTGACAGCATTTTCTTATCTCGTCTGGAGAAGGATGACTTTTATTACGCCATAGTGGCAGTGGATGAACACTTCAGGGGGCAGGGAATAGGTTCATTTATTCTGGAAGAAGGAATAAAGCTGGCCAGGGAAAAAGGATCTAAAAGAGCAGTACTGGATGTTGATATTGAAAATGAGGGTGCTTTACGGCTTTATGAAAGGTTTGGTTTTAGAAAATTTAAGGAAAGAATTATATCTCTCCCTGGGTGGAAAAAGGGAGCTTTTAATATGGAATACATCCTGAAAGAATAG
- a CDS encoding TrmB family transcriptional regulator, protein MTEISNNLVESLKIMGLTEYEAKVYSVLVLFDRAEAKKIYEYLGMPKPSVYQSLKGLMDKGLVMLVSSKPAIYRAVSPKIAIKHLSEVHENAEKTALSELEYLEENVVETENPNIIWTLFGENNVEHSLEELIRKAHTSMKLILPSNYLNYLDFVSDPDLEIQLMFFGDDISLNRLDLKNIAVHNGYKLDISDFGSLSEYFEKKNTLPSEQYSEFTLVLIDDEEMMYVPAFPENTKSGVTSKNPYLINMVNLIFGAVWEHTPEMKINKI, encoded by the coding sequence ATGACTGAAATATCAAACAACCTGGTTGAGTCCTTAAAGATCATGGGGCTTACTGAGTACGAGGCCAAGGTATACTCTGTGCTGGTATTATTTGACCGCGCAGAAGCCAAAAAGATTTATGAATATTTGGGAATGCCTAAACCCAGTGTATATCAAAGTTTGAAAGGTTTAATGGATAAAGGATTGGTCATGTTAGTCAGTTCAAAACCAGCTATTTACCGGGCTGTTTCCCCTAAGATAGCCATCAAACACCTTTCTGAAGTTCATGAAAATGCAGAAAAAACTGCTTTAAGCGAACTGGAGTATCTGGAAGAAAACGTAGTTGAAACTGAAAATCCAAATATTATATGGACTCTTTTTGGTGAAAATAACGTGGAACACAGTTTGGAAGAGTTAATACGCAAGGCTCACACATCAATGAAGCTAATACTACCTTCAAACTACTTAAATTATCTTGATTTTGTCAGTGATCCTGATCTGGAGATCCAGTTAATGTTTTTTGGAGATGATATATCTTTGAATCGTCTTGATCTGAAGAATATAGCGGTGCACAATGGTTATAAACTGGATATCTCAGATTTTGGCAGTCTTTCTGAGTATTTTGAAAAAAAAAATACACTGCCTTCAGAACAATATTCCGAGTTTACGCTGGTTTTAATCGATGATGAAGAAATGATGTACGTGCCGGCATTCCCTGAAAATACAAAATCAGGGGTAACTTCTAAAAATCCATATTTAATTAACATGGTTAATTTGATATTTGGTGCAGTATGGGAACACACCCCAGAAATGAAAATAAATAAAATTTAG